In Humulus lupulus chromosome 6, drHumLupu1.1, whole genome shotgun sequence, a single genomic region encodes these proteins:
- the LOC133785944 gene encoding uncharacterized protein LOC133785944: MEANNIFPLAFGIGDSENDSSWLWFFTKLKETWRKRRYCMAIISDRHKSIENAIDDVYPKVFHGACIVHLLNNIKVNFGVHGEDLNLNFVKAAKAYRVQSFEHYMHEIDKIDTRIRPYLQKNGYSTWFRCHAPTRRYTMMTSNIAESINAALKAARTLPITTMMEGLRSLVQKWVWKNGNEANGTFTQVTTDTETVLRENFIRAIKFQVFPVNTILYQVVVEQKGNFLVSLMEKTCECKRFQQDEIPCAHAIAVFAKTRLKTYDYVADYYKTTTMKATYDSTVHPLPNESEWTLPKTLNIIVLPPKSRKPPGCPRRKRIRSRGEPNVQIKCGRCAQQGHNRKTCRNEPIPKLRNSTKSKKIDK, encoded by the exons aTGGAAGCTAACAACATATTCCCATTAGCCTTTGGAATAGGAGACTCTGAAAATGATTCATCGTGGTTATGGTTTTTCACAAAGCTAAAAGAGACATGGAGAAAGAGAAGGTACT GTATGGCAATCATTTcagacaggcataaaagcatagAAAATGCTATAGACGATGTATACCcaaaagttttccatggagcatGCATAGTCCACCTGTTAAACAACATCAAAGTCAATTTTGGTGTCCATGGGGAGGACCTAAACCTAAACTTTGTCAAAGCAGCAAAGGCATACAGGGTACAATCATTTGAGCACTACATGCATGAAATAGACAAGATTGACACACGCATAAGACCGTATTTACAAAAAAATGGATATTCAACTTGGTTTAGATGCCATGCTCCAACAAGAAGATATACAATGATGACATCAAATATAGCTGAATCAATAAATGCTGCATTGAAAGCTGCAAGAACGTTGCCAATCACTACAATGATGGAGGGCCTTCGAAGTTTAGTTCAAAAATGGGTATGGAAAAATGGTAACGAAGCAAACGGAACATTCACACAAGTAACAACAGATACTGAAACTGTGCTTAGAGAAAACTTTATTCGTGCCATTAAATTTCAG GTCTTCCCAGTAAACACTATACTGTACCAAGTTGTGGTTGAGCAGAAAGGAAATTTTTTGGTTAGCCTAATGGAGAAAACATGTGAATGCAAAAGATTCCAACAAGACGAAATACCGTGTGCACATGCAATAGCAGTATTCGCCAAAACACGGCTGAAAACATATGATTATGTTGCTGATTACTACAAAACTACAACTATGAAAGCAACATATGACTCAACTGTTCATCCATTGCCAAATGAAAGCGAATGGACACTGCCAAAGACTTTAAACATAATTGTCCTACCACCAAAATCAAGAAAACCACCAGGCTGCCCTAGAAGGAAAAGAATCAGATCTAGAGGAGAACCAAATGTGCAAATAAAATGTGGAAGATGCGCGCAGCAAGGGCATAATAGAAAAACATGCAGGAATGAACCAATCCCAAAGCTGCGAAACTCAACAAAGTCAAAGAAAATAGACAAATAA